One window from the genome of bacterium encodes:
- a CDS encoding Gfo/Idh/MocA family oxidoreductase, with the protein MRKIGIGLIGCGGRLRDVVKHLTRATDQVEVVALFDPNPQSIKAAQEAFNPDARVYGDYLELVRDPALDWVMIGSWNCFHARQAVAALEAGKNVFCEKPLALSAADCIAMRDAWRASQKMFIIGFTLRFSPHYHRIKEIISSGRIGKIRSLEFNETLHFDHGGYIHSDWRRKTEWAGSHLLEKCCHDLDLVNWMTDSVPVKVASFGGCDFFKPENAYHVARLGQAPGGKVPFSTWDVTSEAGRLTTPFSDDKDIVDNQVAIFQFANGVRVSFHTDCATAIFERRMVLCGTEGTLRSDVVTGQIEVERFGYNMVREDCRTDASGGHGGGDEVLGQGLADSILHGKPPPASLDEGLRAAFAAFGADEALRTGTVVDMMPLWRQAGIEL; encoded by the coding sequence ATGCGGAAGATCGGAATAGGGTTGATCGGTTGTGGCGGACGGTTGCGCGACGTTGTCAAACACCTGACGCGGGCGACCGACCAGGTGGAGGTGGTGGCGCTCTTTGATCCGAATCCGCAGTCCATCAAGGCCGCACAGGAGGCGTTTAATCCCGATGCCCGGGTCTACGGGGATTACCTCGAGCTGGTTCGAGATCCTGCGTTGGATTGGGTGATGATCGGGTCCTGGAATTGTTTCCATGCGCGCCAGGCGGTGGCGGCGCTTGAAGCAGGCAAGAATGTCTTCTGTGAAAAACCACTGGCACTGTCGGCGGCCGATTGTATTGCCATGCGCGACGCCTGGCGGGCGTCGCAGAAGATGTTCATCATTGGTTTCACCCTGCGGTTCTCGCCGCACTACCATCGCATCAAAGAGATCATTTCCTCGGGTCGAATTGGGAAGATCCGCAGCCTGGAGTTCAACGAGACGCTTCATTTTGACCATGGCGGTTACATTCACTCCGATTGGCGGCGCAAGACTGAATGGGCCGGTAGCCACTTGCTCGAAAAGTGTTGTCACGACCTCGATCTGGTGAACTGGATGACCGACTCCGTACCGGTCAAGGTCGCGTCGTTTGGCGGCTGTGATTTCTTCAAGCCTGAGAATGCGTATCATGTGGCGCGGCTGGGGCAGGCGCCGGGCGGTAAGGTTCCCTTCTCGACCTGGGACGTGACCAGCGAGGCGGGTCGTTTGACGACACCGTTCAGCGACGACAAGGATATTGTGGATAACCAGGTGGCCATCTTTCAGTTCGCCAATGGGGTTCGCGTTTCATTCCATACCGACTGCGCCACAGCCATTTTCGAGAGGCGGATGGTCCTGTGTGGAACGGAAGGGACCTTGCGGTCGGATGTGGTTACCGGTCAGATCGAGGTGGAGCGGTTCGGGTATAACATGGTGCGCGAGGATTGCCGCACGGATGCCTCGGGCGGACATGGCGGTGGCGATGAGGTGTTGGGGCAGGGTCTGGCGGATTCCATTCTGCATGGCAAGCCGCCGCCAGCTTCGCTGGACGAGGGATTGCGAGCGGCGTTTGCGGCGTTTGGCGCCGATGAGGCGCTGCGGACCGGTACGGTGGTGGATATGATGCCGCTGTGGCGGCAGGCGGGGATAGAATTGTAG